CAGATCTTTTCGTCCGCCCCAGGATTTCCTCCCCTGCTGGTCTGCATCGTCTCCAGATTGAGCTCGCCGCGGCAGGACGTCCTGTGGTGGCTCGATGACACGCCGGTGACATCATCGGGCGCCCACGTGTCGTGGGCGGCTGCTGAGGGGGGCGGAGCCTACGTGGCCACCGCGGTGTGGGCGGTGCCAGCGGCAGACTGGGGGTCCAGGTCCTCATACTGGTGCGGGACGGTCCAGGACGGGCGAGTTCACCGACAGAGACTCTGCTCGCAGGACTGACGGGGACGCAGGTTCGATTCCCCcacgggacacaaacacagctggTGATTGGACAGCTCAAATGTACCGCGATATGTCATCATGTAtgtatttcctgtgtgtgtgaatgtgtgcgcgtgtgtgtgattgtgtgtgtggttgtgtgtgagtgtgtgcgcgtgtgtgtgtgtgcgtgtgtgtgcgcgtgtgtgtgtgattgtgtgaatgtgtgtgtgtgtgattgtgtgtgtgtgtgtgagtgtgtgattgtgtgtgtgtgtgtgtgtgattgtgtgaatgtgtgtgtgtgtgattgtgtgtgtgtgcgcgtgtgtgtgtgtgcgtgtgtgtgcgtatgtgtgagggagtgtgagtgtgaatgtgtgtgtgtgtgtgagtgtatgtgtgtgtgtgagtgtgtgaggacGCAGGTTTTATTCCCAGacgggacacaaacacacagttgtGGACACGTGTGTGTTTTAACATACATGTCAATAATGGATTCTCCAAGTATTTGTTTGAGTTATCTAATAtgaatcaccatcaccaaactccaccaaaatcaggacttttagcgtgtatagagccagcatatctccaccagactccatgtaaataatcaggacttttagtgtgtatagagccagcatatctccaccagactccatgtaaataattaggacttttagcgtgtatagagccagcatatctccaccagactccatgtaaataattaggacttttagcgtgtatagagccagcatatctccaccagactccatgtaaataatcaggacttttagcgtgtatagagccagcatatctctaccagactccatgtaaataatcaggacttttagcgtgtatagagccagcatatctccaccagactccatgtaaataatcaggacttttagcgtgtatagagccagcatatctccaccagactccatgtaaataatcaggacttttagcgtgtatagagccagcatatctccaccagactccatgtaaataatcaggacttttagcgtgtatagagccagcatatttccaccagactccatgtaaataatcaggacttttagcgtgtatagagccagcatatctccaccagactccatgtaaataatcaggacttttagcgtgtatagagccagcatatctccaccagactccatgtaaataatcaggacttttagcgctgtatagagccagcatatctccaccagactccatgtaaataatcaggacttttagcgtgtatagagccagcatatctccaccagactccatgtaaataatcaggacttttagcgtgtatagagccagcatatctccacatgtaaatgggtgaattaagggtttatttcaaccaaaccagagtggtgattgttggaacagaggaaagatgaaccaagacagcttttgatagttttatttagtttctgtccactttgaatgaagtgtgttttacgataataaaagtcctgattatttacatggattctggttgagatatgctggctctatacacgctaaaagtcctgattatttacatggagtctggtggagatatgctggctctatacacgctaaaagtcctgattatttacatggagtctggtggagtttggtgatggtgatttcggggctgtttcatgttaaactaaaaggatcttactctttaactaaaaggtctatctctgtagggatccatcccataatgttgtcagacaccaGTTTATGTGGAAATGGATCAAGGATTAAAAATATCTAAGTTATCCTCTTGTGTTGACTACATGTTTATGCTGAAAaataaagaacacacacacacactcacacacacacacacacacacacacacacacacagacacacacacacagacagacttagTGTGTCTCcatcatatatatttatatataatcatGGCAGTGTGGAGCAGCATTCAAACAGCATGCTGTCAGATACATCGTACACAGAGTCTCCCCTCTGCTCTATATCATCTGATATGATCAACACAAGGTTAATAAGACATGCACAGATACATGTGTAGTCACTTTATAAGTCAtccttcttaaaataaataaacgaaAAGGTACGAGTTCAgtcagaaaaacacagagaacaACCAGAGTTTCCAGTCCAGCCTGTAGTCCAGTCTGTGGTCCAGTCTGTGGTCCAGTCTGTGGTCCAGCAGCTCAGAGACATACAAGCTAAGATAAGCAGTCATGTTTTATAAGAGAGTATAGATGGCGTCCAATAAACACAGGCCATGCTTTCTACTTcctgtagaagaagaagaagaagaagaagaagaagaggaaggtaTAAACAGCCAGATGttgtaaacattcggggctcTGAGCCCAAaccgagcacacacacatttctgtccTACGTTACAGCGGATATTTGATAACAGAATTAATACCTCAAAATCTGTACATTAGTTAGAgacaaatgatgatgatgatgatgataggtACCAAAGAAaaaccttttctctctctctctctctctctctctctctctctctctctctctctttctctccctctctctctgtcactgtaCATGCAGACGTGTTTAATAAAGTTTATTAATATACAATCAGTCCTCTCCGTCCGAGGAAAAGTCCCATTCTgtcccaaagaagaagaagaagaagaagaagaagaagaagaagtaacCAGCTCGTTGCCAGTCACATATTTACGAGCTGGAACTAGTCCTTGCCAGACAGCAGCGTATCCATCCGCCCAGCGTATCCATCCGCCCAGCGTATCCATCCGCCCAGCGTCTCAGTGTGTCTCCAGAGAGGCTCTGTTATATGAGTGTATAATGTCTCAGAAGTctgtagctacacacacacacacacacattctccctCCCATCTCCTAAAATACAGACGCCTGGTCAGGTGACTTTGCCGTTGTTATGGACAccaaaagtctcctttagcgccaGATCTAAACGCCTTTAGCCAGGACTGCTGGCGTAACCTTTTGACACAGTTCTGTGAAGGAAAAGCTCGTGGGTGTGCTTATAGAAAGGTACGTTTATGGGACCTGAtgcccggtctcctgggtgattGTCGCCCCCCCCCCACGACCAACCcccctacgcagattttcggcctttcatacgtagcatgacgtagcattaagagctaGCACGCTGaaggcagtccctccagaaaaaaatgcgattatgcgacAGCATAATTCAAcccataatcagccaaagtctgcatatttatatCAAAttcgccgcactttcgccgcataaattgccgatttccacgcaaaatatttGGGGCTTTGCACGATTTCATAAttcccgcattttcgttgcaaaaaagtcccataatatatctcagCAGGAAGTTGATaaattttgcgtttacttcacacaagagcagccattttccagTCCTTTcagaaaaacgcagagtttttttgtgattacaCAATTACAAAACTCCTAGATTATGcgccacgttttcttaaaaaatgcgatatttatgcaattttatgcgatgaaacttgcaaaaactgcagtttgatgaaaaagagaagaaaaagtgactCCCCCAACACTTaattaaaacttaatttccaaaaatagtttacagatattcagtcattgcaataagtaaacaaataagatacaaaaatatatacaaataatataatatgaaagtaaaaataaaagtaatagctaGTCTaaacagggaaataaaagatacaaaagagacagactttcaaaaatcgttaataatatataataatataatataatataatatatatatataataatatagacagcaggagcacttaaacaaagagatTTGAGtgatcagatattaagatagctttctgattggataccaacttaagagacgcaacatttttcaacttcctgctaagatatattttgggacttttttgtaacgaaaatgcggggattatgaaatcatgcaagcaccgcatattttgcgcagaaatctgcaatttatgcggcgaaagtgcgccatatttgaatatgcggactttggctgcttatgcgttgaattatgcgatcgcatcatcgtgtttttctggagggactggtttttgcaagttcccgcaagtTTCATCGCATAAGACTGGATGAATATCCCCCTCATATTACATCGCAGTTTTTAAGAAAACgggccgcataatcaaggatctTTTGGggacaatcacaaaaaaactggaaGGAGTGTAAAGGGGGATTTTTGCGTGGTATCTGGCGCTGACAGCCACAGCCCAAAGCGCCCGTGTTTTAGGAGTTCAGCGTGAGAACGGGCTGACATCCAGACACTCACCAGACACAGGTAACAATCTGCCAGCTGCAGCTCtacactaaactaaactaaacatgcTAACATCACAGGCAGCTGTGAGTTAGGATTCAGTTTCCGTTCCCTAGAAAGGTTTCTCAGCGCCTGGAAGATGTTCTATCAGAACGCAGCTCTCTCTGGTTATGAATCGTTGAATTCATATGTTTTTAATGTCCCGGCTCCTCTGAAAACCAGAAACTGTCCCGGCTGCAAACACACCCGACAAACTGTTAGCACGTTAGCGTAGCAGCGGTGTTTCTAGTTTTTAACGTTATATGAATAAAAGAAGCTGAGGATGTTTCCGGTTCGTTTGGTCCCAGCAGAGGTGAcagcagaggtgtgtgtgtgtgtgtgtgtgtgtgtgtgtgtgtgtgagagactggaAGCTCAAGCTTGATGTTTTCGGGTGGGGTGtgcagggttcatacgcattttaaccaagactttttcatgacttttccatgactgttccatgacttttccgtgacttttttccatgacttttccatgacttttccatgactgttCCATGACTTTTCCGTGACTTTTTcgtgactttttcatgactttttccatgacttttttcatgacttttttcatgactgTTCCATGATTTTTccttgacttttccatgacttttccgtgacttttccatgacttttttcatgacttttccatgactgttccatgacttttccgtgacttttccatgacttttttcatgacttttccatgactgttCCGTGACTTTTCCATGAATTTTTCATGACtgttccatgacttttccatgacttttttcatgacttttccatgactgttccatgacttttccgtgacttttccatgacttttttcatgacttttccatgactgttCCATGACtgttccatgacttttccatgacttttccatgactttttcatgactttttcatgactgttccatgactttttcatgactttttcatgactgttccatgactttttcaagactttttcatgacttttccatgactgttCCATGACtgttccatgactttttcgtgactttttcatgactttttcatgactttttccatgacttttccatgacttttccatgactttttcatgacttttccatgactttttattgacttttcatAGGTTTATCTATAacatgaatgataatgtctgtggtttttagtgggattcataatatctCTCCCCAAATACAACGTTGAGGTTAAGACGATGTGAATATACATtaattaatcacatattattatgctgtattcatgacttttccaaaactttcggggtctttttatgtttccaaaacctttccaggcctgttatggaatttgcatttttttaaattccgtaacttttcaaaacgtatgaaccctgatGTTTACGCCCGCTGAATACAGCGTAGACAGACACGTGGAGAGCTGAAAATGCGTCCAGAtaaacacgccacgtggctttaggaaagtggcgtgtaatGTATGTTCACGCAAAGTCACGACGCCACGTTGGCGTGGAGCATCTCTGATCACTGGCAGCGCCGCGGCGTGCTGGCAGGCTCGGCCAGCGGCGGCGGTGGCGTGAAGCCGTTGCTGAGGCTGCTGGGACTCGGGGGCGGGGCCTCGGCGGCGCTGGAGGACGCCGGCTCCACCACGGAGCGGCTCTTCAGCGGCAGCCGAGGCTGCAGCGCCGCGGGTTTGGGCACGACGGACGCCTGGCGTGGCCCGTCGGCACGCAGGGGCGGCCGGGTGGGCGCGCCGGGCGGTTTGGAGCCGCGTGGAGACGACGGGCCGCGAGCTGGTTGGTCGGAGGGCTGTGATTGGTCGGAGGGCTGTGATTTGTCGGAGGGCTGTGACTGGTCGTCTTGCGGCGGTGGCGTTGGCTGGTCTGGGGGCGGGGCCTCGGGGCTGGCAGTCTCAGGGGGCGGGTCCTGCTGCATGCTGCTCTGACGGGACGTCCCGGAGCCGGGGATGTCACAGCTGTCGGTGCGGCGCCGCGAGCTCTCATGCATCCGACTGGTCGCCACCACGGCCTTCATGGCGGCCTGGTGACACGATCAAAACACAAGACACAGCACGCGGtcagacaggaaacaggaacagGGAAATACACGCTGAAAAGAGCATCTAACGTttcaaaaaagcatcaaaaagcgtcaaattaaaaggtgctctaagctgcctgtcccctgaacacactgtaaaaacatctcctcactatctgctagctgtctgtcccctgaacacactgtaaaaaacatctcctcactatctgctagctgtctgtcccctgaacacactgtaaaaaacatctcctcactatctgctagctgtctgtcccctgaacacactgaaaaacatctcctcactatctgctagctgcctgtcccctgaacacactgtaaaaacatctcctcactatctgctagctgtctgtcccctgaacacactgtaaaaacatctcctcactatctgctagctgcctgtcccctgaacacactgtaaaaacatctcctcactatctgctagctgtctgtcccctgaacacactgtaaaacatctcctcactatctgctagctgcctgtcccctgaacacactgtaaaaacatctcctcactatctactagctgtctgtcccctgaacacactgtaaaaaacatctcctcactatctgctagctgtctgtcccctgaacacactgtaaaaacatctcctcactatctgctagctgtctgtcccctgaacacactgtaaaaaacatctcctcactatctgctagctgtctgtcccctgaacacactgtaaaaacatctcctcactatctgctagctgcctgtcccctgaacacactgtaaaaacatctccccactatctgctagctgtctgtcccctgaacacactgtaaaaacatctcctcactatctgctagctgcctgtcccctgaacacactgtaaaaacatctccctacctactagctgcctgtctcctgaacacactgtaaaaaaacatctcctcactatctgctagctgcctgtctcctgaacacactgtaaaaacatctccctcactatctgctagctgtctgtcccctgaacacactgtaaaaacatctcctcactatctgctagctgtctgtcccctgaacacactgtaaaaacatctcctcactatctgctagctgcctgtcccctgaacacactgtaaaaacatctcctcactatctgctagctgtctgtcccctgaacacactgtaaaaaacatctcctcactatctgctagctgtctgtcccctgaacacactgtaaaaaacatctcctcactatctgctagctgcctgtcccctgaacacactgtaaaaacatctcctcactatctgctagctgtctgtcccctgaacacactgtaaaaaacatctccgtAGCCTctattttgtttgacaatacttcgtacgtcaacaagaagtgacgtcacccaacatcccTTAGATCAGGGGTTTTCTaactttttgtttgtgtggaccACTATTTATAATAAGGTATTTTCGCAGACCACCTCCTAatacacataataaaatatgtctACACACAGTTCTACCTGAATTAATCCACACCTcttagtaggcctactagcacTACAACTAGAACTGGTCATTGCATCAGTACAACAGGCTCGTTGGCTGCCACATATTTAATTTAATCATTTACTCAAGAGGGCATAGTCAGGTTCATTTGACCAACGTATGGCTTAATTCCATAGCAGTGGAGTATTAAATCTATACAGTAATAAGTACACTTGGCTATAGTCAAAATTTCAAAACCTTTGGCGATTTTAGGATCAGTGTTAGGGCCAAGCGCCACTAGTCTATTTTAGTAATCACACAATAACTtgacaatttaatttaaatttaatatcaATATACATATTTCAGGGTTCATACGTATTTTAACCAATAcctttccatgactttttcatgacttttccaagact
The Perca fluviatilis chromosome 9, GENO_Pfluv_1.0, whole genome shotgun sequence genome window above contains:
- the LOC120565407 gene encoding calcium/calmodulin-dependent protein kinase type IV-like; its protein translation is MYSRILNCDYEFVSPWWDDVSLNAKDLVSKLIVLDPHKRLNVREALQHPWVLGKAARFSHMDTAQRKLQEFNARRKLKAAMKAVVATSRMHESSRRRTDSCDIPGSGTSRQSSMQQDPPPETASPEAPPPDQPTPPPQDDQSQPSDKSQPSDQSQPSDQPARGPSSPRGSKPPGAPTRPPLRADGPRQASVVPKPAALQPRLPLKSRSVVEPASSSAAEAPPPSPSSLSNGFTPPPPLAEPASTPRRCQ